A window of Syntrophales bacterium genomic DNA:
CCAGAGAGATGATTCCGCGCATTAATAATCTCACAGATGTTGCAAGGGAGCGAAATATCCCCGTTATATTTTCCACGGACAGCTTCCTCCCCGGTGATTTCATCTTCGGGGGAAGGATGAAAGAGCACTCCCTCCGCGGCACGGAAGGCGCTGAGGTTGTTGACGATCTTATCCAGTCAAAAACAGATATTTATGTCCCCAAGCGAAGATTCAGCGCTTTTTTTAAGACAGATATTGATCAAACACTGCGTCTGCATGGAGTTGATACGGTCGTTATCACGGGGATCAACTCCCACTGGTGTGTCTTAAGCACAGCGATGGATGCACTCTCCCATGACTTCTGCGCTTACATTATAGAGGATTGCTGCGCGAGTTTCAGCAGGGAAGTTCATGAAACCATAATGAATATTTATAGAAAAAATCCGCTCCGTCCCCTTTTTCAAGTCATGAAGATGGAGGAGTTTTTGAGAGAACTTCAAATATGAGATTGCAGGGCGCCGGTAGGTGGAAAAATCAGCAGGAGGTGATAGTCATAAAATGGTGACGGAGCCCAAGGATGCAGCAACTGTCATCCTCCTCCGGGAAAGTCCTAACTTTGCCGGAGGAGGTATCGAAGTCCTGATGGTCAGGCGGCACCACGATAACGTGTTTGTGCCGGGCCGTTATGTGTACCCTGGCGGCGCTCTGGATGAAAATGACTACGTCTCCGGGATGGAAAACTTCTGCCACGGCCTTGATCAAGGTAAGGCTCAACGTCTCATCGTTAATATTTCTCCGCCGGAAAAAGCCCTCGGGGCATGGGTTGCTGGAATAAGGGAGACCTTTGAGGAAGTAGGTCTCCTTCTGGCCTACGAGAGGGATGGAACCCTCGTTTCTTTCGAGGCAAAAAAACGAGCGAAAAGATTCATGACCTATCGGCAGTTGCTTGCTGAGGGGAAGATCAAGTTGAAAGAAGTGCTTGAAAATGAAGGGCTTACGCTGGCAACGAACAGACTCCACTATTTTTCCCACTGGGTTACACCGGAGTTACTTCCTATTCGCTATGATGTGAGGTTCTTTGTTTCTGAAGCTCTGGAAAATCAGGAACCCCTGCACGATGGGCTTGAACTGGTCGAACACAGGTGGATCAAGTCACAGGATGCCCTCTATGAGTATGAACATAAAAACTTCAATCTGGTCCTCCCGACAATTATGACCCTCAGAGAGCTCTGTCAATTCAAAACCGTGGAAGAGGTTATCCGTTCCACAGAAGGGAAAAATATCCCCAGGATACTTACAAAGATGGTGCAGAAGGGGGATCAAAGCGTGGAGATCATGCCGGATGGGTCATTCTGGGGTCCTTCTCCCCTTTAAGGGCTTGCCTGCTTAATCCGTTTAGGTGTTTAGACCGAAGACTAAAGGGTCATAATAGCCTTCAGCCTTCAGTCTATCCACCTAAGTAGTTACGCTTTATTTTTGTTGACTATTCCTTACCATCTATGATAATTAAAACCTATCCGCTTGGATCTGCAAGGACGGACTGAGACGGAATGGTCAAAAGTAATAGTTAAAATGGTATATTATGGCCTTCCGTAATCTGTGCGGAGGGCTTTTTTTTGCGGGAAGGACGGTTATCAGGACAGAAAAGAAGACGGAACACTTAACTTTTTTCAAGAAAGGATATCGCCTGATGATTGAACCAACAACCACTCAGGAAACAGGTAAAGACAGTATCGCCATTATCGGTCTGGGTAAGGTGGGCACGGCAGTTGGATTTCTCCTGCGATCTGCCGGTTACACGATTGTTGCCGTTGCCAGCCGATCCGCTTCCTCCATCGAACAGGCCCTGCCCTATACAGAGGGGAAAGCCTTTTCCAGTCTCTCCGAGGCAGCCTCGCAGGCAGAATGCATATTGATTACCACCGGTGATGATGCCATTGCCCCTGTATGCGAAGAGATAGTAAGGGGAGGAGGGGTAAAACCTGATAGCAAGGTAGTCCATATGAGCGGAGCGGGAGGCCTTGATCTCCTCGATGCGGCACGCCGGGCAGGAGCACACGTGGCAAGTATCCACCCCATTCAGACTTTCGCCGACGTAAAAGGCGCCATAGAAAGCATACCCGGCAGCACATTCGGCATCACGGCAGATGATGAAATCAAGGACTGGTCTGTAAAAATAGTCCGGGATCTGGGAGGTATCCCTTTTTTTGTCCCTGAGGCTGACAAACCCCTCTACCATGCCGCCGCCTGCATGGCCTCGAACTATCTGGTCACCCTGATGCACACCGTGGAAAGTATTTACACCTCTCTCGGTTTGACCGGTGAAGAGGCCATTCACGCCTTCTGGCCCCTTGTCAAAGGCACCATAAAAAATATAGAAACGAAAGGGACTATCTTGTCCCTGACCGGTCCTATATCCCGTGGTGATGCCGGCACTATCGAAAAACACTTGCAGGCCTTTCGGGAAAAGCTTCCCGCTCTCCTTCCGGCTTACTGCGCGATGGGGATTTTGACGACAGACCTTGGCCTGAAGAAAAAAACGCTCTCTGCTGACAGTGCGGAGATCATAAAAAAATTATTAGGAGGAGGACGAGAAGATGAGCAAGCAGGAAAAGATCACTAAGATCACCACGGCCGTTGTCCGTGAGATGAAAAAAAGTGGAGAGAAGATCACCATGTTGACAGCCTATGATTACTCTACGGCTGCTGTTCTCGATCAATCGGGCGTAGACATCCTCCTCGTAGGCGATTCTCTGGGGATGGTTGTCCTCGGTTATGACAGTACTCTGCCCGTTACTATGGAAGATATGATCCATCATACCAGAGCGGTCTCGCGGGCCGCAAAGCGCGCCATGGTGATCGGCGACATGCCTTTCATGTCCTACCAGGTCTCTGTTGAGGATGCCCTGTACAATGCCGGTCGTTTCCTTCAGGAGGCAGGCGCCCATGGCATCAAATTAGAGGGGGGCAGAGATATGGCGGAGACCACGAGAAAAATCACCTCAGCAGGGATTCCCGTCATGGCCCATCTTGGTCTCACTCCCCAGTCCGTCCATCAATTCGGGGGTTTCAAGGTACAGGGGAAAGAAGATGCAGCGGCGAGAAGAATCTTAGAGGATGCCAAAATTCTTGAAGAAGCAGGCGCTTTTTCCCTTGTCCTGGAATGTGTACCTGCCGTCCTGGCCAAAGCCATTACCCAATCTCTGACCATACCCACTATCGGCATCGGAGCCGGTGTTGATTGCGATGGTCAGGTCCTCGTCGTCAATGACATGTTGGGGATGTTTGAAAAATTCACGCCTCGATTTGTCAAAAAATACGCCAACCTTAACGTACAGATGAAGAAGGCTGTCGGGAGATATATCGAGGAAGTGAGGACGAGTATTTTCCCCGATGAGGAACATACATTATAGTAAAACAGGCATAGAACTTTTACTGCCCGTGTATAACAATGTTTGCCTTTGCCCTTAATTTTTTCACCAGGGAGGCAAAGGTTTCCTGCATTTTCTCATGTTCGAGAAAGGAAGCAATATCTTTCTTTGTCTTTTCGTCGAGATTTATGGTTTGCGGTTCATTGTGTTGTAAGACCTGGATGATATGGTAGCCGAAATCGGTCTCGACTACGGGGCCGATGGCATCTTTTTTCTGGGAAAAAGCCGCATCCTCAAAAGGCTTAACCATTTGACCGCGTGGGATTATACCGAGATCGCCCCCATTCTCTCTGCTGGGGCAATCGGAGTTTTTTCTGGCAAGATCGGCAAAATCAGCGCCTCCCAGCAGTTGTTGGCGCAAATTTTCCGCCTTTGCCCTCTTTTCCACTTTGGCTTTATCGTCGTCTCCCGTTGCTTTTGCAATGAGGATATGGCGGGCATGGACAGTCTCAGGCATTTTAAACTTGTCCTTATTCTCTTGATAAAATCTGACTATTTCCTTCTCTGTCGGTTTTACCTTGCCGCCCATGGAGGAGAGGACCATTTTGTTAATTTTAATTCCTAAACGTATTTCCTCCCGCATCTCTTTTTTGCTGATGCGGTTCTTCTCCATGATGTCCTCGATTGTAACCCCGGAAGGCAACGTGGCCTTCAGTCGCTCAATCGCTTCCGTAACCTCTTGTTCCGTGGCACTGATCTTTTGCCTGTTCACCTCGTTCGTAAGGAGCGTGTGTAAGATAAATTCATCTATGAGCTTTTTTCGCAGACCTGTCCTTACCTGCGGGAGACGATCAGTAGGTATCTGTTTCTTGATAACCGCCAACTTATCTCTTGTTTCCCTGTCCAGTTGACCCTGGGTAAGTTTTGTACCGTCAACTTCGACCACCATGGCAGATGGCCCAGCAGGGACTGTTGAAGGAAAGATGGATGGTGGTACGGTCTGTGGGAGTGCCTGCTTCACTTCTGGCTTTTGGGGCGGAGTCTTTGCAACTTTCGGCTTTTCTTCTTTTGAGTTACAGCCGGCTATTACAAGCAAAACCAGGCAGGTAAATATGTTGATGGTAATGATGGAGCTATATTTTCGGTTTTTCATGATTGTTCCTTTATGATGTAGCAAGACACACAGTAAATGATTTCTTTTCCACGAAAACACGTTAGTAAATACGGTTTCCTGACCGTTCTGACACCTTTCCCCAGGTATGAGGTTGTTGAAGTTAAAGAGAGATAAGAAAAATGCCCCAGTTGTATACCGGGGCATTTCAGGTTAAAAAGGTTTCTTATAATGGATGAACGTTTACAGCGCTTGGTCCTTTGTTACCCTGCTCGACATCAAAGCTAACCCGCTGACTCTCATGTAGTGTCTTGAACCCAGAACCTTGAATGGCGCTGAAATGAACGAATACATCGCCGCCCTCATCGTTTTCGATAAAACCATACCCCTTTTTCTCGTTAAACCATTTTACTCTACCTTCTGCCAACGCTACTCCCTCCTTTCTCAAATTTGTTCAAAGTTGGGCTAACTTAGCAAGAAGTAAAAAAAACCACCCCCGCTCTGAATATCGAGCCGGTAGTGGTTATTTTTATACTGCAAAATTTCGCTACCAACTTTTCCCTACCCCGCCGCTCTCAATCTCTCGTTATAAGATGCAATCAAATAACGAGAGATTAAGCAGTCTGATTACTAATAACATCAATTTTTCACAAAATCAAGTAATTTTTTTTCTTTAAGAGGTATTCACGGAGACAGTCAATAATACCATTCTCTTTTCCAAAATAGAAGTGATCGGCGCCTTTCACTATCCCGAGACGACAATTGATCCGATTGGCAAGTGTTTGCAAGCGCTCGGTTGAACAAAATTGATCCCTATCACCGGAGATGATGAGGCCGATATTCTCCGGTAGCTCGGAAAAATCAAAGTCGCGGAGGTTAATGGGTGGTGATACGAGAATAACATCTGAGAAGGAGGCGTGATGGGCAAGCACTTTTAGATTCACCCACGCCCCAAAGGAATAACCGGCGAGAATCACATCCTTCTTTTCTCTCTCCTTGAGAAAATCAATTGCCCCTATCACGTCTTCCTGCTCCCCTCTTCCCTCATCATAGGCGCCTTCACTCTGTCCCACCCCTCTGAAATTGAATCTCAATGTTGAGTAACCTTTTTCATAAAATGTTGAGGCCAGGACTTCCACGACATTATTCCTCATGCTGCCACCCATCAGCGGATGAGGATGGGAAATAACGACACCCCTGGAACCATCACCAGAGGCATAAAGTCCCTCCAGACACAGGTTGCCGACATAGAAAAAAACGTGTTCTTCTCTCATTTTGAAGATGACACCTTTCAAAGGCCATTCATCGTCACCTCACTCTTGCTTCGGCTATACATATTTCCAGCACCGTACCGGGTGAGCGGGCGTTTTTTCCTTCAGCTCCGGCTCTTCCTGCCGACAGATCGTCATCACACAAGAACACCGATCAAAAAAGCGACATCCCCGGAGAAGGTTATGTAGATCGGGAACAACGCCAGGTATTACCTTCAGATAGCTGTCCCGCCCCACAATTCCGTTCATCTTCGGAATAACTTCCAGCAGGCCGACGGTATAGGGATGCAAGGGTGTGGAAAAAATATCTCCCACAGAGCCGTATTCAACAGCCTTACGGCTGAAATCAGCGGTGGCTGTAAGCCATCCGCTGGAGTGATTTGTTAGGCGACTTTCCATTCTACAGAGTTCATTCTACGCCGAGGGCTTCGAGATCCGCTTGATCCTTTTTTCTACCTAATGCTTGTTTGTTACGGATGAACTCCTTCCTTCCAACGAAGTACACTACAATATCACCATAATTTCCTTGCACTCGACCAGCAGCCGCTTCCTTCCAGGATACTCCGGTGATGGAGGTCACAATATCTATCCGGACCGGCGCCACGCCAAGTTGTATCACTTTATCAGGAACTGTGAAATCCTCTGCCGTCAAACCAACAGAACCAAAACCAAATTCCTCAAGTGCTTTAAGAATCCGGTGAGCGTTCTCCGGACCAGGGCGCACAAGAATGTCCATGTCTCCTGTATACCGTGGAGCTCCGTGGTATGCGAGGGCGTGTGCGCCCACTATAAGATAATCAACTTTGTGAGCGTTGAATAATGCGAGCAGATCTCTGAAGTCTTGCTGAACTTCCATGAAGCGTCCTCCTCAAGTACTCGACGGCTCCCACGCGCTCTTCAGGGTCCTTTGATAGCCAGTAAGAAAGGTTCTCCTTTACCTCCGAAAAATCCCGTAAATTCGCTTTTTTGATGACCTTCCGCATCAATGCCGCCCCCCTAAGTTTGCCTATTTTGTGATGGATTTCCATTTTGTCGCCGAACAATTGATTATCAGGCCGATATGCCCTGACAAACCACTTATTAGATTGGATGAATTTTTTGGCAACTTTGCCCCATTCCTGTTAGCAATAAAACGTAATTATTCTAACAGGGAATAGGAACAGATGTCAACGTCAAAAAACCGTAAATTGCTTGATGAAACAAATGATATTATGCGCTTACACCATTACTCTATCCACACGGAGCGGGTATACTCCGACTGGATCAAACGATATATACGTTACCATGGAATGACCTGCCGGGACGATTTGAAGAATGGAGAAGGCAAGATTGAAGCCTTTCTGACACATCTGGCAATTGATAAAAATGTAGCTCTGTCTACGCAGAATCAGGCCATGAACGCTCTGGTTTTCCTATACAAACATGTATTGAAACAACCCCTGGACAAAGATATTAATGCGGTTCGGGCATCCAGAGAGATCAAGATTCCCGTGGTTATGACCCGGGAAGAGGTAGCCAATATCATCTTACAAAGGTGAAAGTTACACATAGACAGGATATGGAGCGGGGGTACGGCGATATACACTCATGTATTACAGCAGGGTGGACAAGGTGTGCTAAGTCCGCTCGATGATCTTGATATTTGAAGGCCATGCGTTGAGCTTTGCTACCTCAAATGACAGGCCACAAAATGTCCATCATTTCTGTCTTTAAGTACCGGCTCAACTTTATCGCAGATATCTATTTTCTCAGGACAGCGGGGATGAAAGGCACATCCCAGCGGCGGATCGAGGGGGGTAGGCATGTCGCCGGTAAGGAGCTTCTTCTTTCTCTTCCTTGCCGGGTCAGGTATCGGTATAGCGGAGATAAGGACTCTGGTATAGGGATGCAGGGGATGTTCGTAGAGTTCACTGTTCCTCGCAAGTTCGACAATTTTTCCCAGATACATCACGGCAATCCTATCGCTCATGTGCCGCACCACGCTGAGATCGTGGGAGATGAAAAGATAGGTCAAACCGAAGTCTTTTTGGAGATCCTTCAGGAGATTCAATATCTGGGCCTGGATTGACACATCGAGCGCCGAAACCGGCTCATCCGCCACGATCAGTTCCGGTTTGATGGCAATGGCCCTGGCGATGCAGATACGCTGTCTCTGACCGCCGCTGAACTCATGGGGATACCGTCCCACCTGTTCCCTGCTGAGTCCCACCACTTCCATGAGTTGTGCTATTTTTTCCTTTCGCCCGTTTCGA
This region includes:
- a CDS encoding alpha/beta hydrolase → MREEHVFFYVGNLCLEGLYASGDGSRGVVISHPHPLMGGSMRNNVVEVLASTFYEKGYSTLRFNFRGVGQSEGAYDEGRGEQEDVIGAIDFLKEREKKDVILAGYSFGAWVNLKVLAHHASFSDVILVSPPINLRDFDFSELPENIGLIISGDRDQFCSTERLQTLANRINCRLGIVKGADHFYFGKENGIIDCLREYLLKKKNYLIL
- a CDS encoding dipeptide ABC transporter ATP-binding protein; the encoded protein is MNDLLLDIRGLKKYFTISGGFLSGRRSVVRAVDGLHLKIYGGETLGLVGESGCGKSTLGRLIMRLEEPTGGEIFFHGENILDYSGELLKNFRRKVQVIFQDPYASLNPRRTAGSIIGEPLIIHKLSGRNGRKEKIAQLMEVVGLSREQVGRYPHEFSGGQRQRICIARAIAIKPELIVADEPVSALDVSIQAQILNLLKDLQKDFGLTYLFISHDLSVVRHMSDRIAVMYLGKIVELARNSELYEHPLHPYTRVLISAIPIPDPARKRKKKLLTGDMPTPLDPPLGCAFHPRCPEKIDICDKVEPVLKDRNDGHFVACHLR
- a CDS encoding DUF2520 domain-containing protein produces the protein MIEPTTTQETGKDSIAIIGLGKVGTAVGFLLRSAGYTIVAVASRSASSIEQALPYTEGKAFSSLSEAASQAECILITTGDDAIAPVCEEIVRGGGVKPDSKVVHMSGAGGLDLLDAARRAGAHVASIHPIQTFADVKGAIESIPGSTFGITADDEIKDWSVKIVRDLGGIPFFVPEADKPLYHAAACMASNYLVTLMHTVESIYTSLGLTGEEAIHAFWPLVKGTIKNIETKGTILSLTGPISRGDAGTIEKHLQAFREKLPALLPAYCAMGILTTDLGLKKKTLSADSAEIIKKLLGGGREDEQAGKDH
- a CDS encoding phage integrase N-terminal SAM-like domain-containing protein, whose product is MSTSKNRKLLDETNDIMRLHHYSIHTERVYSDWIKRYIRYHGMTCRDDLKNGEGKIEAFLTHLAIDKNVALSTQNQAMNALVFLYKHVLKQPLDKDINAVRASREIKIPVVMTREEVANIILQR
- a CDS encoding isochorismatase family cysteine hydrolase translates to MKPAILVVDMIKDTFSEEDRNPVAPFAREMIPRINNLTDVARERNIPVIFSTDSFLPGDFIFGGRMKEHSLRGTEGAEVVDDLIQSKTDIYVPKRRFSAFFKTDIDQTLRLHGVDTVVITGINSHWCVLSTAMDALSHDFCAYIIEDCCASFSREVHETIMNIYRKNPLRPLFQVMKMEEFLRELQI
- a CDS encoding peptidyl-prolyl cis-trans isomerase; protein product: MGGKVKPTEKEIVRFYQENKDKFKMPETVHARHILIAKATGDDDKAKVEKRAKAENLRQQLLGGADFADLARKNSDCPSRENGGDLGIIPRGQMVKPFEDAAFSQKKDAIGPVVETDFGYHIIQVLQHNEPQTINLDEKTKKDIASFLEHEKMQETFASLVKKLRAKANIVIHGQ
- the panB gene encoding 3-methyl-2-oxobutanoate hydroxymethyltransferase, whose protein sequence is MSKQEKITKITTAVVREMKKSGEKITMLTAYDYSTAAVLDQSGVDILLVGDSLGMVVLGYDSTLPVTMEDMIHHTRAVSRAAKRAMVIGDMPFMSYQVSVEDALYNAGRFLQEAGAHGIKLEGGRDMAETTRKITSAGIPVMAHLGLTPQSVHQFGGFKVQGKEDAAARRILEDAKILEEAGAFSLVLECVPAVLAKAITQSLTIPTIGIGAGVDCDGQVLVVNDMLGMFEKFTPRFVKKYANLNVQMKKAVGRYIEEVRTSIFPDEEHTL
- a CDS encoding cold-shock protein, yielding MAEGRVKWFNEKKGYGFIENDEGGDVFVHFSAIQGSGFKTLHESQRVSFDVEQGNKGPSAVNVHPL